The proteins below are encoded in one region of Benincasa hispida cultivar B227 unplaced genomic scaffold, ASM972705v1 Contig793, whole genome shotgun sequence:
- the LOC120070031 gene encoding protein ABCI7, chloroplastic isoform X1, which translates to MATFTFTPHIARLPTLSSSSKRKPKFNSIKTTKVSLQTSPPSLSDPFVLQLAETLEDSLPSSSSSSSSLPFPLQKLRESSAETLLSTPWPSRRDEPFRFTDVSFIKQSQIHPISNPPQSSQLSNIPVETQFANVVIVDGHFVNSVSNLTELPNGVYVGSLIDLPSESIAKRVSEFVDGKFVGDLFWSINGVGAPDLTVVYVPAGCKVENPIHFRYFSINGGEEGSKELAVSNPRVLVLVENGGEIEIIEEFLTGDGGRSYWANPVLEVVIGSGGKVKHSYIQNQSLNAAHIKWTSVQQESTSAYELVEISTGGKLSRHNVHIQQLGPETTTELSTLHLSVGNQTQDLHSSLMLDHPRGYSRQLHKCIVANPQGQAVFDGNIKVNRYAQQTDAGQLTRSLLLEPRATVNVKPNLQIIADDVKCSHGAAISDLEETQLFYFQARGIDLETARKALIFSFGAEVIERLPSPSVRKRVENHIKELLNPTLERS; encoded by the exons ATGGCTACCTTCACATTTACTCCCCATATTGCTAGGCTTCCAACGCTATCCTCTTCTTCAAAACGGAAACCCAAATTCAATTCCATTAAAACCACCAAAGTCTCCCTTCAAACTTCCCCACCTTCACTCTCTGATCCCTTTGTTCTTCAACTCGCCGAGACTCTCGAAGACTcgctcccttcttcttcttcttcttcttcttcattgccTTTTCCTCTTCAGAAACTCAGGGAATCTTCCGCTGAGACTCTCCTTTCGACTCCGTGGCCCTCTCGCAGAGATGAGCCGTTTCGTTTCACAGATGTTTCTTTCATAAAACAGTCCCAAATCCACCCAATCTCGAATCCGCCACAGTCTTCCCAATTATCTAACATTCCTGTAGAAACCCAGTTCGCCAATGTTGTAATTGTTGATGGTCATTTCGTCAATTCAGTGTCCAATCTGACAGAATTGCCAAATGGGGTTTATGTGGGTAGCCTCATTGACCTCCCTTCCGAGAGTATTGCGAAGAGGGTGTCTGAGTTTGTTGATGGGAAGTTCGTGGGGGACTTGTTTTGGTCCATTAATGGTGTTGGAGCTCCAGATTTGACTGTGGTCTATGTACCTGCTGGGTGCAAGGTAGAGAATCCAATCCATTTTAGGTATTTTTCTATCAATGGGGGCGAGGAAGGGTCAAAGGAATTGGCTGTTTCGAATCCTAGAGTGTTGGTTTTGGTGGAAAATGGAGGGGAGATTGAAATTATTGAGGAGTTTTTGACTGGAGATGGGGGTAGGTCTTATTGGGCAAATCCTGTTTTGGAGGTGGTAATTGGAAGTGGAGGAAAGGTTAAACATTCTTATATTCAGAATCAGTCTTTAAATGCTGCACATATCAAATGGACTTCTGTTCAGCAG GAATCAACCAGTGCCTATGAGCTTGTGGAGATTAGTACGGGTGGAAAACTAAGTAGACACAATGTCCATATCCAACAGTTGGGACCAGAGACTACGACAGAATTATCAACACTGCACTTATCAGTTGGCAATCAAACACAAGATCTACACAGTAGCCTAATGCTCGACCATCCACGAGGATATTCTCGACAGCTTCATAAATGTATTGTAGCCAATCCCCAAGGACAAGCCGTATTCGATGGTAACATAAAAGTCAACAG ATATGCACAACAAACGGATGCAGGACAACTAACAAGGAGTCTTCTTCTAGAACCTCGAGCAACCGTGAATGTGAAACCTAATCTTCAAATCATTGCTGACGACGTCAAGTGTTCACACGGAGCTGCTATAAGCGACTTGGAAGAAACCCAACTCTTCTATTTCCAGGCTCGTGGAATAGACTTGGAGACAGCAAGGAAGGCtctaatattttcttttggagcCGAGGTGATCGAACGGCTACCTTCCCCTTCGGTCCGGAAGAGAGTTGAGAATCATATAAAAGAATTGTTGAACCCCACACTAGAAAGATCCTAA
- the LOC120070031 gene encoding protein ABCI7, chloroplastic isoform X2, whose protein sequence is MATFTFTPHIARLPTLSSSSKRKPKFNSIKTTKVSLQTSPPSLSDPFVLQLAETLEDSLPSSSSSSSSLPFPLQKLRESSAETLLSTPWPSRRDEPFRFTDVSFIKQSQIHPISNPPQSSQLSNIPVETQFANVVIVDGHFVNSVSNLTELPNGVYVGSLIDLPSESIAKRVSEFVDGKFVGDLFWSINGVGAPDLTVVYVPAGCKVENPIHFRYFSINGGEEGSKELAVSNPRVLVLVENGGEIEIIEEFLTGDGGRSYWANPVLEVVIGSGGKVKHSYIQNQSLNAAHIKWTSVQQESTSAYELVEISTGGKLSRHNVHIQQLGPETTTELSTLHLSVGNQTQDLHSSLMLDHPRGYSRQLHKCIVANPQGQAVFDGNIKVNSLRTRISQICTTNGCRTTNKESSSRTSSNRECET, encoded by the exons ATGGCTACCTTCACATTTACTCCCCATATTGCTAGGCTTCCAACGCTATCCTCTTCTTCAAAACGGAAACCCAAATTCAATTCCATTAAAACCACCAAAGTCTCCCTTCAAACTTCCCCACCTTCACTCTCTGATCCCTTTGTTCTTCAACTCGCCGAGACTCTCGAAGACTcgctcccttcttcttcttcttcttcttcttcattgccTTTTCCTCTTCAGAAACTCAGGGAATCTTCCGCTGAGACTCTCCTTTCGACTCCGTGGCCCTCTCGCAGAGATGAGCCGTTTCGTTTCACAGATGTTTCTTTCATAAAACAGTCCCAAATCCACCCAATCTCGAATCCGCCACAGTCTTCCCAATTATCTAACATTCCTGTAGAAACCCAGTTCGCCAATGTTGTAATTGTTGATGGTCATTTCGTCAATTCAGTGTCCAATCTGACAGAATTGCCAAATGGGGTTTATGTGGGTAGCCTCATTGACCTCCCTTCCGAGAGTATTGCGAAGAGGGTGTCTGAGTTTGTTGATGGGAAGTTCGTGGGGGACTTGTTTTGGTCCATTAATGGTGTTGGAGCTCCAGATTTGACTGTGGTCTATGTACCTGCTGGGTGCAAGGTAGAGAATCCAATCCATTTTAGGTATTTTTCTATCAATGGGGGCGAGGAAGGGTCAAAGGAATTGGCTGTTTCGAATCCTAGAGTGTTGGTTTTGGTGGAAAATGGAGGGGAGATTGAAATTATTGAGGAGTTTTTGACTGGAGATGGGGGTAGGTCTTATTGGGCAAATCCTGTTTTGGAGGTGGTAATTGGAAGTGGAGGAAAGGTTAAACATTCTTATATTCAGAATCAGTCTTTAAATGCTGCACATATCAAATGGACTTCTGTTCAGCAG GAATCAACCAGTGCCTATGAGCTTGTGGAGATTAGTACGGGTGGAAAACTAAGTAGACACAATGTCCATATCCAACAGTTGGGACCAGAGACTACGACAGAATTATCAACACTGCACTTATCAGTTGGCAATCAAACACAAGATCTACACAGTAGCCTAATGCTCGACCATCCACGAGGATATTCTCGACAGCTTCATAAATGTATTGTAGCCAATCCCCAAGGACAAGCCGTATTCGATGGTAACATAAAAGTCAACAG TCTAAGAACTCGAATTTCCCAGATATGCACAACAAACGGATGCAGGACAACTAACAAGGAGTCTTCTTCTAGAACCTCGAGCAACCGTGAATGTGAAACCTAA